The Sulfitobacter sp. SK011 genome has a window encoding:
- a CDS encoding cobyrinate a,c-diamide synthase, producing the protein MIPPGILISAPSSGTGKTTLMLGLLAALKAQGVNVQPFKSGPDYIDPAFHTAASGRASFNLDSWSMDRARIDGLTGNAAGADLILAEGSMGLFDGVAVPGACGNGASADVAALMGWPVVLVLDVSGAAQSVAATALGFKLMRPDVTLAGVVLNRVASPRHDTLVRVGMAQVGVTVLGSLPRRTAIEMPERHLGLVQAGEQENLPQLLAEAAAFVTEHVDIAAIRAAAAGTMTDAPPPAKIPPPGGRIALAQDNAFAFVYPHLLAGWRAAGAEILPFSPLADEAPDVSADVCWLPGGYPELHAGKLAAAAHFRTGLQSFAQTKPVHGECGGYMAMGTGIIDKDGVRHEMAGLLGLETSFAKRKMHLGYRKADLNAAIPGHDARARLRGHEFHYATILTEPDAPLAHITDSNDLDVPETGSVRTFEGGGRATGTFFHMIAEAP; encoded by the coding sequence ATGATCCCCCCCGGCATTCTGATTTCCGCACCCTCATCAGGCACCGGCAAGACCACGCTGATGCTGGGCCTTTTGGCCGCGCTCAAGGCGCAAGGCGTCAACGTGCAGCCCTTCAAAAGCGGCCCGGACTATATTGACCCTGCCTTCCATACGGCCGCATCAGGGCGCGCATCTTTCAACCTTGATAGCTGGTCGATGGACCGTGCGCGTATCGACGGTTTGACAGGAAACGCGGCGGGCGCAGATTTGATCCTTGCCGAAGGGTCGATGGGGCTGTTTGACGGTGTGGCGGTGCCGGGCGCGTGCGGAAATGGCGCAAGTGCTGATGTTGCGGCCCTGATGGGCTGGCCTGTGGTTCTGGTTCTGGATGTGTCCGGTGCAGCGCAATCGGTGGCGGCGACGGCGCTAGGTTTCAAACTGATGCGCCCGGATGTGACATTGGCGGGCGTGGTCCTGAACCGCGTGGCGTCTCCGCGCCATGATACCCTGGTGCGGGTCGGGATGGCGCAGGTCGGCGTAACCGTGCTGGGGTCCTTGCCTCGACGGACAGCGATTGAAATGCCTGAACGCCATCTGGGATTAGTGCAGGCCGGAGAACAGGAAAACCTGCCGCAGCTTTTGGCAGAGGCCGCAGCGTTTGTGACTGAACATGTGGACATCGCAGCCATTCGCGCAGCAGCCGCCGGGACGATGACCGATGCACCCCCGCCAGCAAAGATACCGCCGCCCGGGGGCCGCATTGCGCTGGCACAGGACAATGCCTTTGCCTTTGTCTATCCGCATCTGTTGGCCGGTTGGCGTGCTGCGGGCGCAGAAATTCTGCCATTCTCACCGCTGGCGGATGAGGCACCGGATGTCAGCGCTGATGTGTGCTGGCTGCCCGGCGGGTATCCTGAATTGCATGCAGGGAAACTGGCGGCGGCGGCGCATTTCCGCACCGGATTGCAAAGCTTTGCCCAGACCAAACCCGTGCACGGCGAATGCGGCGGCTACATGGCGATGGGGACCGGAATTATCGACAAGGATGGTGTGCGTCACGAGATGGCAGGCCTCTTGGGATTGGAGACGTCTTTTGCCAAACGCAAGATGCACCTTGGCTATCGCAAAGCGGACCTGAACGCAGCGATCCCCGGTCATGATGCGCGGGCCCGGCTGCGCGGGCATGAATTTCACTATGCCACCATTCTGACCGAACCTGATGCGCCCTTGGCGCACATCACCGACAGCAACGATCTGGACGTGCCGGAAACCGGATCGGTGCGGACCTTTGAAGGTGGCGGACGCGCGACGGGCACGTTTTTTCATATGATCGCTGAGGCACCATGA
- the cobA gene encoding uroporphyrinogen-III C-methyltransferase, whose amino-acid sequence MNGFVSFVSSGPGDPDLLTVKAVDRLQKAEVVLFDDLSAGPILEHAKPDADLIGVGKRAGRASPKQDHVSRVLVEYAQAGLRVVRLKSGDCGMFGRLEEEIIALRAAGIPFEIIPGVTSASAAAATAGIPLTRRLTARRVQFITGADVTGDLPADVNMAALADPLATTVVYMGKRTFAGLVARLIEHGLPGDTPAMLAEAVSTPAEKVQRFTIATLALHLEKATSTTPALIFYGPLAEFDG is encoded by the coding sequence ATGAACGGCTTTGTCTCTTTTGTCTCCTCCGGGCCGGGTGATCCCGACCTGCTGACCGTCAAGGCGGTGGACCGGCTGCAAAAGGCCGAAGTGGTTCTGTTTGATGATCTGAGCGCAGGACCGATTCTGGAACACGCCAAACCTGACGCGGATCTGATTGGTGTGGGCAAACGGGCCGGGCGCGCGTCGCCGAAACAAGATCACGTCAGCCGGGTTCTGGTGGAATATGCTCAAGCTGGATTGCGGGTGGTGCGCCTCAAATCCGGTGATTGCGGTATGTTCGGACGGCTCGAAGAAGAGATCATCGCGTTGCGGGCGGCGGGCATTCCGTTTGAGATTATTCCCGGTGTGACCTCGGCCTCTGCTGCAGCGGCTACGGCAGGTATTCCATTGACCCGCCGCCTGACCGCCCGGCGGGTGCAGTTTATTACCGGCGCAGATGTCACCGGTGATTTGCCAGCCGATGTGAACATGGCCGCTTTGGCTGACCCTCTGGCGACCACCGTTGTCTATATGGGCAAACGGACTTTTGCCGGACTGGTCGCACGTTTGATCGAACATGGGTTGCCGGGCGATACACCTGCGATGCTGGCCGAGGCGGTATCGACCCCCGCCGAAAAGGTTCAGCGATTTACGATTGCGACCCTTGCCCTCCATCTGGAAAAAGCGACAAGCACCACACCTGCGCTGATCTTTTACGGCCCATTGGCGGAGTTTGACGGGTGA
- a CDS encoding DUF1636 domain-containing protein, with amino-acid sequence MKVFVCKSCSVEGDFVDEVRVGLQEVDVVSVDCMSGCERAQTIAFRSPGKVAYLFGDITTADMDDLRNFVRLYLASEDGTFPDARVLGNLRTKAIARIPG; translated from the coding sequence GTGAAGGTTTTTGTCTGCAAGAGCTGTTCCGTCGAAGGTGATTTTGTCGATGAGGTGCGCGTCGGATTGCAGGAGGTGGATGTTGTCAGTGTCGACTGCATGTCAGGCTGTGAGCGTGCACAAACGATTGCGTTCCGCAGCCCCGGCAAGGTTGCATATCTGTTCGGTGACATCACGACGGCGGACATGGACGATTTGCGAAACTTTGTGCGGCTTTATCTGGCGTCCGAAGATGGGACATTCCCGGATGCACGCGTGCTGGGCAATCTGCGCACCAAAGCCATCGCGCGGATACCGGGATGA
- the cobF gene encoding precorrin-6A synthase (deacetylating) encodes MSLVHLTLIGIGTGNPEHLTLQAIRAINRQDLILIPRKGEAKADLAELRRAICDEVLNNKATQIVEFDLPVRDEATADYRQRVDDWHDAIALAWQEAMAGHPGAAKVALLVWGDPSLYDSTLRIAARLDPAPALEVIPGITSLHALTAAHAIPVNDIGAPFVVTTGRRLRDEGWPAGVDTVVVMLDGDCAFQTLAADGVHIWWGGYVGMMEQIICEGPLVEVRDQIIKMRAEARGRHGWIMDIYILRRMC; translated from the coding sequence ATGAGCCTTGTGCATCTGACGCTGATCGGGATCGGGACGGGCAACCCCGAGCATCTGACCCTGCAGGCGATCCGCGCGATCAACAGGCAGGATTTGATCCTGATCCCGCGCAAAGGCGAGGCAAAGGCCGATCTTGCCGAACTGCGCCGCGCGATATGTGATGAGGTTTTAAACAACAAAGCCACACAGATTGTGGAATTTGATTTGCCTGTGCGGGATGAAGCGACAGCGGATTATCGGCAACGGGTTGATGATTGGCACGACGCCATTGCGCTGGCATGGCAAGAGGCGATGGCAGGTCATCCGGGGGCCGCGAAGGTCGCACTGCTGGTCTGGGGGGATCCATCCCTTTATGACAGCACCTTGCGGATTGCCGCGCGGCTGGACCCCGCGCCGGCGCTTGAGGTGATCCCCGGTATCACATCATTGCACGCGCTGACCGCGGCACATGCGATCCCCGTGAATGACATTGGCGCGCCATTTGTCGTGACCACAGGGCGGCGGTTGCGCGATGAAGGGTGGCCCGCAGGTGTCGATACTGTTGTTGTCATGCTGGACGGCGATTGTGCATTTCAGACACTGGCAGCTGACGGGGTGCACATCTGGTGGGGTGGGTATGTTGGGATGATGGAACAAATCATTTGCGAGGGGCCGCTGGTTGAGGTGCGGGATCAGATCATCAAAATGCGCGCTGAGGCGCGGGGCCGGCACGGTTGGATCATGGACATATATATCCTGCGCAGAATGTGCTGA
- the arfB gene encoding alternative ribosome rescue aminoacyl-tRNA hydrolase ArfB translates to MLRITDTVALQDWELTETFMRASGPGGQNVNKVSSAVELRFEAATSPSLTGPVKTRLRRLAGRRWTLEGALVIQCDETRSQARNRDIARDRLAELIKKALTPPKRRIATRPTLGSKKRRLKAKKVRGEVKAMRGKVDPDT, encoded by the coding sequence ATGTTACGCATCACCGATACCGTTGCCCTGCAAGACTGGGAATTGACCGAAACCTTCATGCGGGCGTCGGGGCCGGGTGGCCAGAATGTGAACAAGGTCTCGTCTGCTGTCGAGTTGAGGTTTGAGGCAGCAACGTCTCCTTCGCTGACGGGTCCGGTCAAAACGCGACTGCGACGGCTGGCCGGTCGGCGCTGGACGCTTGAAGGTGCGCTGGTCATTCAGTGCGACGAAACCCGATCACAGGCGCGCAATCGAGATATCGCGCGGGATCGTCTGGCGGAACTGATTAAAAAGGCGCTGACACCACCCAAGCGACGCATCGCGACCCGGCCCACTTTGGGGTCCAAGAAACGGCGATTGAAGGCCAAGAAGGTGCGTGGTGAGGTCAAGGCAATGCGTGGAAAAGTCGACCCGGATACCTAG